From Dethiosulfovibrio russensis, a single genomic window includes:
- a CDS encoding helix-turn-helix transcriptional regulator: MPKEIGSNRIKRLNSIMEKLCSRTVLPGKEIRGTAESVSARTLQRDLSYLRNEFGADILYDPSSDSYSLKNRGTFVLQIRLRESQIEGLAAGIKMASHFLPHMEEDLKDLWAKMASILPPDLVRRGEALGLASVVSTPVSSMDPRTFHLLIKAIQEEKPVRFSYRSPYDDNPDDRDRFVSPWGVFFQAHAWYLWGSHPKLPQGATYRISRIDKALLWPDTAYKSSPENQGLSDYASSCWYAYRGGEEVDVKLRIDPPLSRVIPETSWHPSQTFDQKDDGSSTMTVRIHENALGSVARWVLASAPFVTVESPMKLADQVEKLLNRLQKKTEAKVLQD, from the coding sequence ATGCCCAAAGAGATCGGATCAAACAGGATAAAAAGGCTGAACTCCATAATGGAGAAACTCTGCTCCCGCACGGTACTCCCGGGAAAGGAGATCAGGGGAACCGCCGAGTCTGTCTCCGCCAGGACTTTACAGAGAGACCTCAGCTATCTCAGAAACGAGTTCGGAGCCGACATCCTATACGATCCGTCCTCCGATTCGTACAGCCTAAAGAACAGAGGAACCTTCGTGCTACAGATACGGCTGAGGGAATCCCAGATAGAGGGACTGGCGGCCGGTATCAAGATGGCCTCCCATTTCCTTCCCCATATGGAAGAGGACCTGAAGGACCTCTGGGCCAAGATGGCATCCATATTGCCTCCAGACCTGGTCCGAAGGGGCGAGGCTCTCGGTCTGGCCTCGGTAGTCTCCACCCCGGTGTCGTCCATGGATCCCAGAACCTTCCACCTTCTGATAAAGGCGATACAGGAGGAAAAACCGGTCCGCTTTTCCTATCGATCGCCCTACGACGATAACCCCGACGACAGAGACAGGTTCGTATCTCCCTGGGGAGTCTTTTTCCAGGCCCACGCCTGGTACCTATGGGGAAGCCATCCCAAACTGCCCCAAGGAGCAACATACCGCATATCCCGAATAGACAAGGCCCTACTGTGGCCCGACACCGCCTATAAAAGCTCTCCGGAAAATCAGGGTCTTTCCGACTACGCGTCCTCATGCTGGTACGCCTACAGAGGCGGAGAAGAGGTGGACGTTAAGCTCAGGATAGATCCACCTCTATCTCGGGTTATACCGGAGACATCCTGGCATCCCAGCCAGACCTTCGATCAAAAAGACGACGGCTCATCCACCATGACGGTCAGAATCCACGAAAACGCCCTGGGATCGGTGGCAAGGTGGGTCCTGGCCAGCGCGCCCTTCGTGACCGTCGAAAGCCCCATGAAACTGGCGGATCAGGTGGAAAAGCTGCTTAACCGATTGCAGAAAAAAACGGAAGCAAAAGTATTGCAGGACTAA